A window of Cryptomeria japonica chromosome 3, Sugi_1.0, whole genome shotgun sequence contains these coding sequences:
- the LOC131070034 gene encoding plasma membrane-associated cation-binding protein 1 encodes MTYWKAKLLPRIKKYFGKGPKKGAVEAAKSFEQSKESIENEIQEKKAELEPKVVEIYKDSKPETKMLLKEPSEERVKKQGQAIVDLLQRLVEIGCPGAQVLKETGDKYGAASMSVQIAFLFEKISPFVSNEEAPSVVVEEEIVTAKEVAVETETITTVSEEKKDTQVVTETTKAVVEETEVSETVEKEKEEAATSSAS; translated from the exons ATGACTTACTGGAAAGCAAAGCTGTTGCCAAGGATCAAGAAGTACTTTGGCAAAGGTCCCAAGAAAGGAGCAGTTGAAGCTGCCAAGTCCTTTGAACAGTCCAAG GAGTCTATTGAAAATGAGATCCAAGAGAAGAAGGCTGAGTTGGAGCCAAAGGTAGTGGAGATATACAAGGATTCCAAGCCTGAAACCAAG ATGCTGTTGAAGGAGCCCAGTGAAGAAAGAGTGAAGAAGCAGGGTCAGGCTATTGTGGATCTCTTGCAGCGCCTCGTAGAAATAG GCTGCCCAGGAGCACAAGTCCTCAAGGAGACAGGAGATAAATATGGGGCTGCTTCCATGTCTGTGCAGATTGCATTTCTGTTTGAGAAGATTTCTCCCTTTGTTAGCAATGAAGAGGCCCCATCAGTGGTTGTGGAAGAAGAGATTGTTACTGCTAAAGAGGTGGCAGTAGAAACAGAGACAATAACAACAGTATCTGAAGAAAAAAAAGATACCCAAGTGGTGACTGAAACAACCAAAGCTGTTGTTGAGGAAACAGAAGTAAGTGAGActgttgaaaaggagaaggaagaagcAGCTACATCTTCTGCTTCATAG